The genomic interval TCCCTAAAGCGCCATCTGGTGGTGCAGGCAGGCACCGGCTTAGGCAAGACCTTCGGCTACTTAATACCCGCCATCATCCATGCACGCACAGCTAAGAAGCGCATCGTCGTGTCGACTAAGACGCTTAATTTGCAGGACCAGATTTTCAAGAAAGACATCCCCTTCCTGCAACAGGTGTTCAGTGCGAGCCTGCCTTTTGTCGCAGTCCTCGCTAAAGGACGGAGCAATTATATCTGTCGCCGCAAGATGGAGCATATAAGAACGTTTGATAGGGGCTTATTAACGCAGGAGAGCCAAGTCAAGGAACTTAGGGAACTGCAGCAATTACAGAACACTAAGGAGTTTAACGGTGATCGTGAGTCCTTGCCCTTCCATCCCGCCGCAGATTTATGGCAACATGTGTGCGGCGAGGGAGAGAATTGTCTGCGGCGCGCCTGCACTTACTTTGCAGACTGTTTTTACTATATTGCGCGGCGCTCACAGGCGCAAGCAGATATTGTGGTTGCCAACCACGCCTTGTTTTTTGCCGACCTAGCCGTGCGCAAAGACGCAGGGTTCCTGCAAGAGCAGGCCGTGTTAGAAGACTATGAAGCCGTGGTCTTTGACGAGGCCCACAATCTTGAAGACGTAGCGACAGATTTTTTCAGCCGACGCGTTTCGCCGGGTGATATTCGCCGCGCCGCAGCCGCCATTAACGCAGGGCTGCGCGGAGCTATGTTGTCTGACAATGCGCAAATGGGTCGCATAGTAGAAGCTATCTGCCAGAAATTAGTGCGCGAGGGCGATTTCTTCTTCGCGCAGTTTGAGAAGCCCGTGCGCCTTTTGGCTACCGACAAGTACCCTCATGTCCTAAAGATTCACCTCGTCGAGCTAATTCAAGCACTTGCAGAGCTAACGGCAGGGGGAAGCGAGCAGCAAACTGCTTTGGCGACGCAGCTGTGTCAGCGCCTTATGCGAATTGACGACAACCTGGAGTTTATTCTGGAACGACGGGGTGGCGACGAGGAGTTTGCCTATTGGGTGGAGGTAAGCGAAGAAGGAGTGGCGTTAGTCGCCGCACCTGTCTCCATGGAAGAAGACCTGCGCGAGCACATTTTTACGCGCATCCCCGCAGTTGTGCTTACTTCGGCGACGTTGTCCTCGATTCTGCTCCGGCGCGTGGGGCTTGGCAAGTGTGACCTCTTGCGCCTTGACTCGCCGTTTGACTACGCTAAGAACGCCTTGCTTTACCTGCCAAAGGACGCTTCGGACCCGCGTGAAGAGACTTTCGATGCCTATGCCGCCATGAAGATTCAAGAAATTGTGCGCGTGACGCGTGGGCGAGCGCTAGTGCTTTTTACCTCTTTCCGCTCCATGCAGGCCGCATATGAACGCCTTGCCTCAATGGAAAGCGACGGATTCACCCTGCTTATGCAGGGAAGCGCCTCTCGCAGTACTTTGATGCACCGCTTCACGACGTCACCGCAAGCCGTGCTGTTGGCTGTAGCTAGCTATTGGGAAGGAGTTGATGTGCCCGGCGAGGCCTTAAGTTGCGTTATTCTAGTAAGACTGCCTTTCGGTGTCCCAACAGAACCAATAACGCAAGCACGTATTGAGCATATGCAGCGCAAGGGCGAGGATGCGTTTAGTGCTTATAGTCTCCCGCAGGCTACACTTAAACTTAAACAGGGCTTTGGCAGACTGATTCGCACCGCCGAAGACAAAGGTGTGGTGGCCATACTCGACGGGCGCGTGCAAAACAAAAGTTATGGTCGAGCGTTTTTGAAGGAATTGCCGCCTGCCCGCATAACGCATGCACTAGACGACGTAAAAGAGCTGCTGTTTAGTTACGCCGCTATTCATAGAGAAAGGTCGGTTGGGAATAATGAAGACGAGACATCTTGCTGTAGCCATGTTGATGGCCTTAGTGTACCTCGGTAGTTTTGGTTCAGCGCGAGCGTTCACACCACAACCCGGCACTGCCGACGACCCGCTGATAACCGTCAGCTTTTTCAACCAAGCTATCCAACCTTTTGTAGCGCGGCTGGCCGTGGTAGAAACGTTGACTTCACATGTCGCCGGCTTAGAGCAGCGCATCGCGCGCCTAGAGGCGCAGGTTTTGGCGCTGGAGGCGAGACTGGCGCAACAGCCGCCCGTTACGCCGCCCGTTACTCCGCCACCTGTTCAACCGATAATTGTGCATGGGTTTATTAACGGCTCGGTGGTCAACATCCGCAGTGGCCCGGGGACAACTTTTAGTATTGTTACGACTTTGCCGCTTAACACCCGCGTAGAAGTCCTGGAACGCGGGAAGGACTGGCATAGAGTGCGCTTGCAGGATGGTCGGACAGGCTTTGTAAGTGCCCCTTTGCTCCGGATACCTTAATTTGTGGTGTTCTTTTTTGTGTTCATTCTGTTAAGCTTGATGTAGACTTGGATTTGTTAATGGGAAGTTAATGTTGCGCAAAAAAAGTTTCTGCGATGCGTTGACAGCTGTCGAGGCTATGTGCTAGTATAAAAACCGTCGCCGCGAGCAGAACTAGTGCCTATGCCTAGTGCCTAGTGCCTAGTGCCTAGTGCTCAGTGCGACATTGATCCTTGAAAACTG from Selenomonadales bacterium carries:
- a CDS encoding SH3 domain-containing protein, giving the protein MKTRHLAVAMLMALVYLGSFGSARAFTPQPGTADDPLITVSFFNQAIQPFVARLAVVETLTSHVAGLEQRIARLEAQVLALEARLAQQPPVTPPVTPPPVQPIIVHGFINGSVVNIRSGPGTTFSIVTTLPLNTRVEVLERGKDWHRVRLQDGRTGFVSAPLLRIP